The Streptomyces sp. NBC_01275 genome has a segment encoding these proteins:
- a CDS encoding CaiB/BaiF CoA-transferase family protein, protein MTEQPERPEQLPLSGITVVSVEQAVAAPFATRQLADLGARVIKVERPGGGDFARRYDTTVHGQSSYFVWLNRSKESVTLDLKSERGLRILERLLAGADVFVQNLAPGAAARMGLGAQALAARFPSLIPCSVTGYGSSGPWADRKAYDLLVQCQTGLVSLTGNEHGSARVGASVADIAAGMYAYSGVLTALFARATTGVVRAVEVSLFEALAEWVSQPAYYTRHGGAQPPRIGTQHATIAPYGAYTAADGKEVLLTVQNEREWAALCERFLQRPDLVADRRFATTSDRVAHRAELNEILAARFGELDGEAAMKLLDQVGIANAGVNDVEEFLAHPVLEARGRWRDVALPGGAVMPALLPPVDLAGTAPRMEAVPAVGEHTESVLAELGYSAADIDGLRTDHVI, encoded by the coding sequence ATGACCGAGCAGCCCGAGCGCCCCGAGCAGCTGCCGCTGTCCGGCATCACCGTCGTCAGCGTCGAGCAGGCGGTCGCCGCCCCCTTCGCCACCCGTCAGCTGGCCGACCTCGGAGCCCGGGTCATCAAGGTGGAACGCCCGGGCGGAGGCGACTTCGCCCGCCGCTACGACACCACCGTGCACGGGCAGTCCAGCTACTTCGTGTGGCTCAACCGGTCCAAGGAGTCCGTCACCCTCGACCTGAAGTCCGAGCGGGGCCTGCGGATCCTGGAGCGACTCCTCGCCGGCGCCGATGTGTTCGTCCAGAACCTGGCCCCGGGCGCGGCCGCCAGGATGGGCCTCGGCGCGCAGGCGCTCGCCGCCCGCTTCCCCTCCCTGATCCCGTGCTCCGTCACCGGATACGGGTCCAGCGGCCCCTGGGCCGACCGCAAGGCGTACGACCTGCTGGTGCAGTGCCAGACCGGCCTGGTCTCGCTGACCGGGAACGAGCACGGCTCCGCCCGCGTGGGGGCGTCGGTCGCCGACATCGCCGCCGGGATGTACGCGTACTCGGGCGTCCTCACCGCGCTCTTCGCACGCGCCACCACGGGCGTCGTACGGGCGGTGGAGGTGTCGTTGTTCGAGGCGCTGGCCGAGTGGGTCAGTCAGCCCGCCTACTACACCCGCCACGGCGGCGCGCAGCCCCCGCGCATCGGCACGCAGCACGCCACCATCGCCCCGTACGGGGCCTACACCGCGGCCGACGGCAAGGAGGTGTTGCTGACGGTGCAGAACGAGCGCGAGTGGGCCGCGCTGTGCGAGCGGTTCCTCCAGCGTCCCGACCTCGTCGCGGACCGGCGTTTCGCCACCACCTCCGACCGGGTGGCGCACCGCGCGGAGCTGAACGAGATCCTGGCCGCCCGCTTCGGCGAGCTCGACGGCGAAGCGGCGATGAAGCTGCTGGACCAGGTCGGCATCGCCAACGCCGGGGTCAACGACGTCGAGGAGTTCCTCGCCCACCCGGTCCTGGAGGCGCGCGGCCGTTGGCGGGACGTGGCGCTTCCCGGGGGCGCCGTGATGCCCGCGCTGCTGCCGCCGGTCGACCTGGCGGGCACGGCCCCGCGCATGGAGGCCGTCCCCGCCGTCGGGGAGCACACCGAGAGCGTCCTCGCCGAACTGGGCTACAGCGCGGCCGACATCGACGGCCTGCGGACCGACCACGTCATCTGA
- a CDS encoding LysR family transcriptional regulator, producing MDIKQLKAIVTVAEVGSVTRAAELLHLVQPAVTRQIRTLEQELGVPLFERTGQGMRPTEAGAIMVGRARRALDELERARAEVQPTPGEVTGIVTVGLLESTSDLLAEPLVTAIARRHPGIELRLMTAYSGHLQQWLDDGDLDLTLLYNLGSTPSLNARPLVRERLWVVAPASAGLRSDRPVPFAEAATHPLVLPASGHALRRLIDAAAVRARSAMDVAVQTNSMRVQKQLVRAGHGWTVLPGMGIAEDVARGTLSAAPLSEPDVWRSIVLCTQRSGRTPPAVEAVARELIHRIDSTVAQGSWPSAQPQGADADAPAEGD from the coding sequence TTGGACATCAAGCAGCTCAAAGCGATCGTCACCGTGGCCGAGGTGGGCAGCGTCACCCGGGCCGCCGAGCTGCTGCATCTGGTGCAGCCCGCGGTCACCCGGCAGATCCGCACCCTGGAGCAGGAACTCGGCGTCCCCCTCTTCGAACGGACCGGGCAGGGCATGCGGCCCACCGAGGCCGGAGCGATCATGGTGGGCCGCGCCCGGCGCGCCCTGGACGAGCTGGAGCGGGCCCGCGCCGAGGTGCAGCCGACCCCCGGCGAGGTGACCGGCATCGTCACCGTCGGCCTGCTGGAGAGCACCAGCGACCTGCTCGCCGAACCGCTGGTGACGGCGATCGCCCGTCGCCACCCCGGCATCGAACTCCGGCTGATGACCGCCTACTCCGGGCATCTGCAGCAGTGGCTCGACGACGGCGACCTCGATCTGACCCTGCTCTACAACCTCGGCAGCACGCCCTCCCTCAACGCCCGCCCCCTGGTGCGGGAGCGTCTGTGGGTCGTCGCTCCCGCCTCCGCGGGGCTGCGCTCCGACCGGCCCGTCCCCTTCGCGGAAGCAGCCACGCATCCCCTCGTCCTGCCCGCCTCGGGACACGCGCTGCGCCGGCTGATCGACGCGGCGGCGGTGCGGGCCCGGTCCGCCATGGACGTCGCCGTGCAGACCAACTCGATGCGCGTGCAGAAACAGCTCGTTCGGGCCGGGCACGGCTGGACCGTCCTGCCGGGCATGGGCATCGCCGAGGACGTCGCCCGGGGGACGCTGAGCGCCGCGCCCCTGAGCGAGCCCGACGTGTGGCGCTCGATCGTCCTGTGCACCCAGCGGTCCGGGCGCACCCCGCCCGCCGTGGAGGCAGTCGCCCGCGAACTGATCCACCGGATCGACTCGACGGTCGCCCAGGGCAGTTGGCCGTCCGCGCAGCCGCAGGGAGCGGACGCGGACGCTCCGGCCGAGGGCGACTGA
- a CDS encoding acyl-CoA dehydrogenase family protein: protein MSTLDILSADERFIVRTVRDFVDKDVKPVVRELEHADAYPEALIERMKQLGVFGLAVPQEFGGTPVSTPCYVLITEELARGWMSLAGAMGGHTVVAKLLLHFGTEEQRRRCLPRMATGELRATMALTEPGGGSDLQALRTVARKDAAGDYRVDGAKTWITNSRRSGLIALLCKTDPDAVPAHQGISILLVEHGPGLTVSRDLPKLGYKGVESCELSFDDHRVRGDAVLGGVEGRGFAQMMKGLETGRLQVAARALGVGRAAFEDALAYAQERESFGKPIWKHQSIGNYLADMATSLTAARQLTLYAAREADAGRRVDMEAGMAKLFASETAMQIALNAVRIHGGYGYSTEFDVERYFRDAPLMIVGEGTNEIQRNVIAAQLVKRGGLDA from the coding sequence ATGAGCACCCTCGACATCCTGTCCGCGGACGAGCGGTTCATCGTCCGTACCGTGCGCGACTTCGTCGACAAGGACGTGAAACCCGTCGTCCGGGAACTGGAGCACGCAGACGCCTACCCCGAGGCCCTGATCGAGCGGATGAAGCAGCTCGGCGTCTTCGGCCTCGCCGTCCCGCAGGAGTTCGGCGGCACCCCGGTCTCCACCCCCTGCTACGTCCTGATCACCGAAGAGCTGGCGCGCGGCTGGATGAGCCTGGCCGGGGCGATGGGCGGCCACACGGTCGTCGCCAAGCTGCTGCTGCACTTCGGCACCGAGGAGCAGCGCCGCCGCTGTCTGCCGAGGATGGCCACCGGCGAGCTCCGCGCGACCATGGCCCTGACCGAGCCGGGCGGCGGCTCCGACCTCCAGGCCCTGCGCACGGTCGCCCGCAAGGACGCCGCCGGCGACTACCGGGTCGACGGGGCCAAGACCTGGATCACCAACTCCCGCCGGTCCGGGCTGATCGCCCTGCTGTGCAAGACCGACCCGGACGCGGTCCCCGCCCACCAGGGCATCTCCATCCTCCTCGTCGAGCACGGCCCCGGCCTCACCGTCTCCCGCGACCTGCCCAAGCTCGGCTACAAGGGCGTCGAGAGCTGCGAGTTGTCCTTCGACGACCATCGCGTGCGGGGCGACGCCGTGCTCGGCGGGGTCGAGGGCAGGGGCTTCGCGCAGATGATGAAGGGCCTGGAGACCGGCCGGCTCCAGGTCGCCGCCCGCGCGCTCGGCGTCGGCCGGGCGGCGTTCGAGGACGCCCTCGCCTACGCCCAGGAACGCGAGTCCTTCGGCAAGCCCATCTGGAAGCACCAGTCCATCGGCAACTACCTCGCCGACATGGCCACTTCGCTCACCGCGGCCCGCCAGCTCACCCTGTACGCGGCCCGGGAGGCGGACGCCGGGCGGCGGGTGGACATGGAGGCGGGCATGGCGAAGCTCTTCGCGTCCGAGACCGCCATGCAGATCGCCCTCAACGCCGTCCGCATCCACGGGGGTTACGGCTACTCCACCGAGTTCGACGTCGAACGCTACTTCCGCGACGCCCCGTTGATGATCGTCGGCGAGGGCACCAACGAGATCCAGCGCAACGTCATCGCCGCCCAGCTCGTGAAACGCGGCGGCCTCGACGCCTGA